GCTCTAGACTTTGGGAACCACTGAACACTATGACCCTCAGTAGCCTAACAGTAGCCTACTCTTAGCTAGTAGCCTAACCCTGAGATTCTAGATGGTGTATGTGGGTATTGGATAGAAGCCTACTCTGTGCTACAAATGAACTTCAGACTCACAGCAAAGAGTAGCTCCTCTCCCTCAGAACCCTAGCTTCACTGACTGCTTTCTAAACCCAATTCCAAGCCCAGAGTGGGTGGCCACAGTTCCAATCCTGTTACCTTCACCGTGTAGAGTGTGTATGGGTGGAATCCGGTGCCACTGTGCTCTCGAGCAGTGATGGTGCCAGTGATGCGCAGGTTCTGGATGACAACTGGGCCATCTGGACTGCTCAGGGTCTCAAAGCTGAAGGTGGCTGAGCTGAGAGGACCAGTCGGAGAGGAGGAAAGCAGAGCCTGTGGCAGACTAGGGTCTAAGGAGCTCACACCATTGGTAAGATCTTTCTTTAAGCATGAGGGTCGTGGCGGGCAGGTCCTTTCAGGACTCGCCAGCAAAGGTGTAAGAGAGGTGACATCTTGTTCTGCCTCCTTATCTGTGGTGTCAATCTGGATCTCTGGGCAGGAATTCAGCATGGAGACCAGCAGGcctgtttctgtttctgctcCTGGACCTTCCTCAGCCTCTGTTCCTTCAATTCCTTCAGATCCCTCACCATCCTTAGACTCAAGAGACTGGGAGCCCTCTAGGGCACACAGGGCATCCTGGATCCTGTCTGACAGGAAGGCGCCTGGGGTCATGAGCAGGATGGTTTCTTTGCTCAGTTCAGACAGTGGAGACTCCAGCTCTGCATCTTCACAGAGGAACAGAGGGCCTTGGATATCTGGCTGGAGGAAATGAGATGAGCTGTTccctagttttctttcttctggcaCTCCACCCAAATCTCCTTCTATAGCTTCATGGCCTTCTTCAACTTCTGGGGAGCAATGCAACAGTCCCTCTGGCTCATTACAGTTTAGGAGCACCGGGGCTGCAGCTGGAGAAGGGGCTCTTACTTCTGGTGGACTCCGTACCTCAGTGACCAGCGGCAGAGATGTGGGCGCTGAGGGCTGTTCCAGGGCACTGGATGGACAGAGTGGTTTAACTACTGCTGTATCATTTCTGTTCTTGGAAAAGATGCCCACAAGTACAAGGTGGATCCAGTCAGGATCTGACAGCTTGCTGATCAGTGGTAAGATCACATTGCAAGTAATGAGTTCAACCACTACATGGTGTCCAGTCCGAGTCTTCAAGTGGGGCTTTGGCACGAGTCCTTgaagcaacaaattcacaatcCTGCGTGTATAGGTAACCTCAGCACTGGAGCTATGTACCGCAGGATGTGGGGCAGTTGCCCTGCAGTACGCCTCCCAGAGTTGGGAGGGCTCAACTGTACCACTCTGCCTTCCTGCTGTAGCCTCCTTTGCCCGAATATAGCTCTGCAGGTGGCAACCGCAGAGAGTCAGAACCCTTTGGGCAAGAGCCTGACTGTCCACCATGCCCATCCTTCTCCGCAGCTCCTGCGCCAGTCCTCTCATGGCCGCCTCCATTTCTTCCTCGAAGGCTGGCTCCTGGCTCACTGAGCGATACCAGGATGACACAAAGTCGCGAATAATCATCTGGATGGTGCGGTTGATCTCCTGTTccagctgcctctctgcctcGGGGTCTGGGGGGCAGATGGCCATTGGGATGAAGCGTTCCAGGTGCAGTCGACCTGAAGCCCCCACAATGGCATTGGAGCCCAGCCATCCTCCCAGCACCATGAACGATGCAGACAGAAGGCAGAGAAGCCACACATTGACCAGAAAGTGGATAACCAAGAGCCAGCCAAGCAAGACCCCGACAGCCATCAGCTTCCGGCTACTGAGCAGGTCACTGAGGCCAAAGCTGGACACCGCTGAGGTCTTTTGTAGCGAGGACACTGTTTCTGCCTGCATGATTGAAAGGGCTAGGGGACTGCCCCAGATGACTGccctctttctattttatttcggTGTTGGGGAGTGGGGCATAACTTTGTCCCGGACGCTAGGAAATCTAGGGTGCTATTCGCGACCCCGGCTAAGGATGTGGGCCCTCGACGTCCTACAGGCACCACAAAGCGACAGGGGCAGTTCTGCTTCCCGCCCTCGCTTCGTAGCTCTCATAATGTCGGGGTCGGAGGGCCTCGTCGCAACCTCCGGAGAGCAATGCAGGGCCTTAGGAGGTCTCTCCCCGAACACTTACAGACGCCGAGGGCCGGGCCGGACTGGAAGGGTCACACAGCGCCAGAGCGGCGCGTAGAGACCGAGCCCGGGCGCGTGGTGGGCTCAATGGTGTCTTCTCCGGCTTCGGAGAGGTCCTCCGCCGGGAAGGAGCAGCCGGGACCGGAGACTGCGCTCTGCAGCCCAGATTCCGCCCGGGCTGCCGGCCGGCGGCCGCCAACGACAGCTTCCGGGTCGCGGTCGGCGGGAGCAAGGCATGCTGGGAGAGCGGCCCCGCGCCAGCAGACGCGGCGCTGCTCTGCGCCCCCTGGTGTTCAGGGGCCGCCATGACCGCACTACGCAATTCGGTCTCCAGACCTGCACTCTGCAACAGTGCAGAGTGTGCAGTTGCCAAGAGTGTACGCAAATTGCCTAAGTGACAAGGAACGCTCAAAGACCCAGAGACTCCTAGCTCTGATTACTAAATGACGTCAGCCAACACCTTTTGCTGCTTAGGAAAGACTCTCAATTCAGTTTATTTTAATCCCATGTGTGCAGTTTCCCACTGAACGGACACCTTTGAGCGTTCACTGGTTTCCTCCAATCCACCCCCGTCACCCCCAATACGCAGCTCTTTGAACTTATTCTTAGGAATTGCAGAATACAAGACATAGAACATTATTACAAAGATAACTTTGTTTCTTAAAGCTCATATACTGTATAGCAAAATCATATTTGCGATTTGGAATTATCTGCTGGTGGCATTACCCGAACGAACCAATACTTCAAGCATCTGCCGTAGTCAGTCACTCTGGAAGGTAGTGCCATAGTCAACCACTCTGGAAGGTAGTGTGGAGGAATAAGCAGTCCTTATCCTCAAGGAGCTTGCAGCTAACTGGAGAGACGAGTCCTTGGATCATTAGTGGATATCTAATAATACAAGTCAGTATGGAATACAGTAAAATGCAAAATCTTACAGGTACTCACAGGAAACATCACTGTAGGTTGCACTGGTTAAAAGGGGACCTAAAAAGGTGGTAGCTTTTATGCTGAATCCTCAAAGGTGAGaatttctttccattccctttcatttcttctccattcctttccaaatatataagaaaagaaggCAGAGGTAGAAGGTGTATTTTCAGACCATTCTCTTAATATGTGTGCTTTGGAATAGGgtctatgttttttttaatgttctttcagTTGTCTAGGCAGACAAAATTAccaataaaaagattaaatatctGACAGTAACACTGACCATGCATAACAATGTTTGTGCCAGTTTCACGTGAGGCCAGCTCCCTTCTCCTAGAACCTTGGTCCCTAGAACCTCTGTCTGCAatgtggttttttattttttattttggcacAGGTTGTACATGATTTTTATAAAGCTGCTTATGATGGCCCATTTCAGCATTTTCCATGCTGTTAGCAGCATTTCGTCATTACAACATTAATTCCCTGATACTTAGAGGAATCTTCAGGCAAACTCCCACCCAAAACTGTGTCAGCAAGAAGcctattttggctgcttctttcatcttcatttctccttttggAGTAAAGATTTTTTTGAATGCAAAAAGAACCATTTAAACATGGGGCATAATTTATGACTATCACTTCTAAAGCAAAATTTTGATTTAGGATCGAAGTGTCCACAAAGCAGACTGGGCACATCCCTGAGATCCCAGAATGCTGGTCCCTCCACTGCTGCTCTCCTTCCTGCAGCAAAGGAACATGGGGAAATGGGGACTGCCTGTGTTTGTGCTCCCAGACCATTCTATTGTCTTCATGGGCAGTTGGAAGATCACACTGATGCTCTGGAGAAATATCCCTGCCACCTAACTGAGaactaaaataaagaagagggtaagggagggactGATGAAGATTCTGAAGGTTTCCCTGTGACAGTTCAGAGGGAAATGAAGCATAATCCGCAGCATAATCTGGGCTGTTCAGAGTAGTAAGAAACTGACTTTGAAAGTGGGTGCCGTGCCAACTAACCAGATGGTCTAGAGCACCAAGGTAGCCAAGAGTACCTTTCTGATTCTGAGGTGCATTTGATGAAGAAGCAGAGCTCTCAGATGAACATGCCAGTGCACTTGTCATCTTGACTGGTGTGAGGGCGCTGCCTAGGGTGCTGGGGCAAACTCCAGTCTCCAAACAGACTAATCACTGGGAGCAGGTGAAAAGCAGGCCTGATGTTTGGTGGGAAGAGGCTGGCTGTTTGGACACAGTGCTCACTATCTCTCTAGgtcattccttttttccttcttactaTTTCTCAAAACATTATAGGCATAGTCCTAGAGTGCTGGCTATAACAAGACTAATAAGACACTGTAGTTCATCTCAAGGGTTCTCAGTCTAGTTAATGGACAGAGACACATTAGATCACTGCAATCCAACATTATCACATGTAGGATGACAGTTGCAAGAGATGTatgtatgaacaatgaaatgggaACACTAAGGAGTGGTGGTCAAGTGGGGAATTGGCTGGTGTCAATAAAgtctttagagaaagaaaaagacataagaaAGGGTGTTTTTAGGTGAATGTAGGGTAGGGAGagcaaggggaagaggaaggtgtAGTCTGTTAGACAGAGGCAGCAGTGACAA
The genomic region above belongs to Phyllostomus discolor isolate MPI-MPIP mPhyDis1 chromosome 13, mPhyDis1.pri.v3, whole genome shotgun sequence and contains:
- the SNX19 gene encoding sorting nexin-19 isoform X3 gives rise to the protein MQAETVSSLQKTSAVSSFGLSDLLSSRKLMAVGVLLGWLLVIHFLVNVWLLCLLSASFMVLGGWLGSNAIVGASGRLHLERFIPMAICPPDPEAERQLEQEINRTIQMIIRDFVSSWYRSVSQEPAFEEEMEAAMRGLAQELRRRMGMVDSQALAQRVLTLCGCHLQSYIRAKEATAGRQSGTVEPSQLWEAYCRATAPHPAVHSSSAEVTYTRRIVNLLLQGLVPKPHLKTRTGHHVVVELITCNVILPLISKLSDPDWIHLVLVGIFSKNRNDTAVVKPLCPSSALEQPSAPTSLPLVTEVRSPPEVRAPSPAAAPVLLNCNEPEGLLHCSPEVEEGHEAIEGDLGGVPEERKLGNSSSHFLQPDIQGPLFLCEDAELESPLSELSKETILLMTPGAFLSDRIQDALCALEGSQSLESKDGEGSEGIEGTEAEEGPGAETETGLLVSMLNSCPEIQIDTTDKEAEQDVTSLTPLLASPERTCPPRPSCLKKDLTNGVSSLDPSLPQALLSSSPTGPLSSATFSFETLSSPDGPVVIQNLRITGTITAREHSGTGFHPYTLYTVKYETVLDGENSGSLQQLAYHTVNRRYREFLNLQTRLEEKSDLRKFIKNVKGPKKLFPDLPFGNMDSDRVEARKSLLESFLKQLCAIPEIANSEEMQEFLALNTDARIAFVKKPFMVSRIDKMVVNAIVDTLKTAFPRSEPQSPTEELSEAETESKPQTEGKKASKSRLRFPSSKIAPALNMSEPHEKILYCLQESNVESETLSMSAMESFIDKQTKLLEMQPGEAPEKDPEHAPKGHLDDYLSDAAVPAQDLSNDDPRTETELADTALELLLLLLTEQWRWLCTENMQKVLHLTFGTLIQSPFCPVGLFALETDQDAAAGSCLSSIGCIEYFRQEAWMAHPTFFSLPGGCKTGCELHGSFTMNSFLPEREMRTHTNTGSFYLNMCSLVTSYVCPDHRLNPQLWRMKTTF
- the SNX19 gene encoding sorting nexin-19 isoform X2 — encoded protein: MQAETVSSLQKTSAVSSFGLSDLLSSRKLMAVGVLLGWLLVIHFLVNVWLLCLLSASFMVLGGWLGSNAIVGASGRLHLERFIPMAICPPDPEAERQLEQEINRTIQMIIRDFVSSWYRSVSQEPAFEEEMEAAMRGLAQELRRRMGMVDSQALAQRVLTLCGCHLQSYIRAKEATAGRQSGTVEPSQLWEAYCRATAPHPAVHSSSAEVTYTRRIVNLLLQGLVPKPHLKTRTGHHVVVELITCNVILPLISKLSDPDWIHLVLVGIFSKNRNDTAVVKPLCPSSALEQPSAPTSLPLVTEVRSPPEVRAPSPAAAPVLLNCNEPEGLLHCSPEVEEGHEAIEGDLGGVPEERKLGNSSSHFLQPDIQGPLFLCEDAELESPLSELSKETILLMTPGAFLSDRIQDALCALEGSQSLESKDGEGSEGIEGTEAEEGPGAETETGLLVSMLNSCPEIQIDTTDKEAEQDVTSLTPLLASPERTCPPRPSCLKKDLTNGVSSLDPSLPQALLSSSPTGPLSSATFSFETLSSPDGPVVIQNLRITGTITAREHSGTGFHPYTLYTVKYETVLDGENSGSLQQLAYHTVNRRYREFLNLQTRLEEKSDLRKFIKNVKGPKKLFPDLPFGNMDSDRVEARKSLLESFLKQLCAIPEIANSEEMQEFLALNTDARIAFVKKPFMVSRIDKMVVNAIVDTLKTAFPRSEPQSPTEELSEAETESKPQTEGKKASKSRLRFPSSKIAPALNMSEPHEKILYCLQESNVESETLSMSAMESFIDKQTKLLEMQPGEAPEKDPEHAPKGHLDDYLSDAAVPAQDLSNDDPKTELADTALELLLLLLTEQWRWLCTENMQKVLHLTFGTLIQRWLEVQVANLTCPQRWVQYLQLLQESIWPGGVLPKYPRPVRTQEQKAAAEKQALQSLMGALPDIVVEILGVNKCQLSWSLVLESLQQPLINRHLIYCLWDIILEFLDLSASVEEPPTTTSASDTPDSAGRTGVPP
- the SNX19 gene encoding sorting nexin-19 isoform X4, which gives rise to MQAETVSSLQKTSAVSSFGLSDLLSSRKLMAVGVLLGWLLVIHFLVNVWLLCLLSASFMVLGGWLGSNAIVGASGRLHLERFIPMAICPPDPEAERQLEQEINRTIQMIIRDFVSSWYRSVSQEPAFEEEMEAAMRGLAQELRRRMGMVDSQALAQRVLTLCGCHLQSYIRAKEATAGRQSGTVEPSQLWEAYCRATAPHPAVHSSSAEVTYTRRIVNLLLQGLVPKPHLKTRTGHHVVVELITCNVILPLISKLSDPDWIHLVLVGIFSKNRNDTAVVKPLCPSSALEQPSAPTSLPLVTEVRSPPEVRAPSPAAAPVLLNCNEPEGLLHCSPEVEEGHEAIEGDLGGVPEERKLGNSSSHFLQPDIQGPLFLCEDAELESPLSELSKETILLMTPGAFLSDRIQDALCALEGSQSLESKDGEGSEGIEGTEAEEGPGAETETGLLVSMLNSCPEIQIDTTDKEAEQDVTSLTPLLASPERTCPPRPSCLKKDLTNGVSSLDPSLPQALLSSSPTGPLSSATFSFETLSSPDGPVVIQNLRITGTITAREHSGTGFHPYTLYTVKYETVLDGENSGSLQQLAYHTVNRRYREFLNLQTRLEEKSDLRKFIKNVKGPKKLFPDLPFGNMDSDRVEARKSLLESFLKQLCAIPEIANSEEMQEFLALNTDARIAFVKKPFMVSRIDKMVVNAIVDTLKTAFPRSEPQSPTEELSEAETESKPQTEGKKASKSRLRFPSSKIAPALNMSEPHEKILYCLQESNVESETLSMSAMESFIDKQTKLLEMQPGEAPEKDPEHAPKGHLDDYLSDAAVPAQDLSNDDPRTETELADTALELLLLLLTEQWRWLCTENMQKVLHLTFGTLIQRKMV
- the SNX19 gene encoding sorting nexin-19 isoform X1; translated protein: MQAETVSSLQKTSAVSSFGLSDLLSSRKLMAVGVLLGWLLVIHFLVNVWLLCLLSASFMVLGGWLGSNAIVGASGRLHLERFIPMAICPPDPEAERQLEQEINRTIQMIIRDFVSSWYRSVSQEPAFEEEMEAAMRGLAQELRRRMGMVDSQALAQRVLTLCGCHLQSYIRAKEATAGRQSGTVEPSQLWEAYCRATAPHPAVHSSSAEVTYTRRIVNLLLQGLVPKPHLKTRTGHHVVVELITCNVILPLISKLSDPDWIHLVLVGIFSKNRNDTAVVKPLCPSSALEQPSAPTSLPLVTEVRSPPEVRAPSPAAAPVLLNCNEPEGLLHCSPEVEEGHEAIEGDLGGVPEERKLGNSSSHFLQPDIQGPLFLCEDAELESPLSELSKETILLMTPGAFLSDRIQDALCALEGSQSLESKDGEGSEGIEGTEAEEGPGAETETGLLVSMLNSCPEIQIDTTDKEAEQDVTSLTPLLASPERTCPPRPSCLKKDLTNGVSSLDPSLPQALLSSSPTGPLSSATFSFETLSSPDGPVVIQNLRITGTITAREHSGTGFHPYTLYTVKYETVLDGENSGSLQQLAYHTVNRRYREFLNLQTRLEEKSDLRKFIKNVKGPKKLFPDLPFGNMDSDRVEARKSLLESFLKQLCAIPEIANSEEMQEFLALNTDARIAFVKKPFMVSRIDKMVVNAIVDTLKTAFPRSEPQSPTEELSEAETESKPQTEGKKASKSRLRFPSSKIAPALNMSEPHEKILYCLQESNVESETLSMSAMESFIDKQTKLLEMQPGEAPEKDPEHAPKGHLDDYLSDAAVPAQDLSNDDPRTETELADTALELLLLLLTEQWRWLCTENMQKVLHLTFGTLIQRWLEVQVANLTCPQRWVQYLQLLQESIWPGGVLPKYPRPVRTQEQKAAAEKQALQSLMGALPDIVVEILGVNKCQLSWSLVLESLQQPLINRHLIYCLWDIILEFLDLSASVEEPPTTTSASDTPDSAGRTGVPP